In the genome of Zobellia nedashkovskayae, the window TTTTCCGTAGGTTCTAAAAGCTGAATATCTATTAGGTTTAATTGAGCATTTAGCTTAGTCACGGCATCGCCACTATTGTCTGCTATATATTGATAAATATCTTGAGCGGTTTCGGTCTCTTTTTCAACAAAGGCTAAATTTCCAAGAGTGTTCAAGCGTTGTGTATTGGCTCCCTCAACACGCTTGTAGATAGCCTTTTCTTGTCTAAAGGCACTACCATATTGCTTCTGTTGCACAAAAAGCCAGCTTAGAAGCTCGTTCCAAAGAATTTCAGGATTCTTTTGTGCATTTTGTAATAGTAATTTTTTTAGTTTGATATTATTATCGTTCTCCGGATCGGCAGTAATAAACTCATCAATATTCCGGAGGACTTTAGATTTTGATGTTTTGCCTTCACTAATGAGTGTCAAGTAAGAAACATACATCTTCTCAATATTACCTTGCTCACCATAAATGCGGGCCATTTGGTAATTGAAATCCAGTTGAGGATTCAGTTCCATTGCTTTGGTGTAAGCTGTTAAGGCTTCGTCCAACAGGGCATAGTTTTGGAAACGAGAACCAATACCATAGCCATAATTGGGGTTTTTTTCAATTTGAGAAATTGCTTTTTGGTAATATTCTTGCGCTTTTTCCAGTTGGTTCTGTAACCTGTAATTATACCCCATTTCTATGAGAAGCGTAGGGTAAACATTGGTGTCCTTAATTTTTTCTAACAGTAAATTTTCTGCATCCGTATAACGCTCCAATTGCTGATAAGTAGCCGTAAGGGCTTCTGTATAATCTGTTCTACGTGGATTTTTATCTACTAATTTTTCATAATAAACTACAGCTTTTTCAAAATCACCGTCGTTGAAGTACTGTTTTGCCAAGAAGTCGTCCTGGGCCACAGTAGAAAATGTAATCAGAAGAATGGCGATATTAAGGAAAACCTTCATACTTGAAATTTAACAAATTTACGGCAGCTCCGGAAAAGAATCTGTTAAGGGGACTATAATTTGGGGATAAATGGACTTCAGAACACATTTGTTTCATTTTATACAGAATTGTAAACCGTTCGTACAATATCATATTTAGTCTTGATTTACGTGTAATACATTTATAATCAGATTTTTAATTGTTTAATTTAAATACATATAAAGATGGCAACGTTTATAAAAAACTGTGAGCGCTATGCGGCGTTTCTTTATCCGAATGGAGACAATTCGGGTAGAATTAATTTGTATTGTGCAGATGGATATAGGTTATATCTGATTTTTAGGGATGGAACCCTTGCTGAGAACACTTATAATGAAGGTATAAAAACAGGAGTGGGTAATCAGCCTATAGATAGGTATAGTGATTTTTTAGATTTGGTTAGAAATGAAAAACCAATTCGCGTAACATTCAATACTACCAATAAAAGCTATGTGGTATATGCTTCAGGAGAAGAAGTAGGTGAAGGAGAGATGTAAATTGTAAATCGGCCAGAGCATTTCTGCTTCCGGCCGATTTTATTTTCTTGAGCTTGTGTTTAATCTATGCGGTCAAATCCACAATAAGGTCTCAATACCTCGGGAATCTCAATACCATCGGCAGTTTGGTAATTTTCTAAGATGCCTGCTAAAACTCGTGGTAAAGCCAAAGAGCTTCCGTTTAGCGTGTGTGCCAATTGACTCTTTCCGTTTTCATCTTTGTAGCGGAGTTTTAATCTGTTGGCTTGGTATGTTTCAAAATTTGATACAGAACTAATTTCCAACCATCGGTCTTGTGCCGTAGAAAACACTTCAAAATCAAAAGTGATTGCAGCGGTAAAACCTAAGTCGCCTCCACAAAGTCTAAGGATGCGGTAAGGCAGTTTTAGCTCTCTAAGGATATTTTTTACATGTTCTACCATGCCGTCTAAAGCTTTATATGAATTAGCAGGATTTTCTACGCGTACTATTTCAACTTTATCAAACTGGTGCAAACGGTTTAGGCCACGTACATGAGCTCCGTAGCTGCCAGCCTCCCTTCTAAAACAAGGTGTGTAAGCTGTGTAGCGAATAGGAAAATCACTTTCAGCTACTATGGTGTCACGAAAAATGTTGGTTACAGGTACT includes:
- a CDS encoding tetratricopeptide repeat protein codes for the protein MKVFLNIAILLITFSTVAQDDFLAKQYFNDGDFEKAVVYYEKLVDKNPRRTDYTEALTATYQQLERYTDAENLLLEKIKDTNVYPTLLIEMGYNYRLQNQLEKAQEYYQKAISQIEKNPNYGYGIGSRFQNYALLDEALTAYTKAMELNPQLDFNYQMARIYGEQGNIEKMYVSYLTLISEGKTSKSKVLRNIDEFITADPENDNNIKLKKLLLQNAQKNPEILWNELLSWLFVQQKQYGSAFRQEKAIYKRVEGANTQRLNTLGNLAFVEKETETAQDIYQYIADNSGDAVTKLNAQLNLIDIQLLEPTEKDLQDVQKQFEELIDIHGFRSQTLQLQVAYSNFLAFKNENPEKAIQILKQSLELPLNERGKAFVKLALGDILVYDKRFNEALIYFSQIQQNLKNDVLGQNARYKVAQTSFYKGDFDWALTQLKVLRSSTSQLIANDAMQLSLLISDNSLEDSTQTALKKYARADLLAYQNKTKEAITELDDILQNHKGEKIEDEALLKQGQLFELTNDYEAAEYNYQKITEFYANGILADDAHFALAELYRNKMIQPEKAKSHYEKIIYNYQDSYYFPQARKNFRILRGDALN